The window ACGCTCAGGTAGAGCGCGGTCTTCACGATCGTGCTCAGGCGGGCGGCGGGCTGTTCGGCCAGTGCGACCAGCGAGACCAGGCCGGCAGCCAGCACCAGCACCGCGATCACCCCGAGCACCGGGATGATCGCGACGCCGGCTTGCATGGGCGAGAAGAAGCGCACGTCGACCAGCACCACCACAGCCGTCGCGGTCACCGCGAGACCGACCAGCATCGCCTTGCGCCAGGTCTGCCGCCACCCGCGGAGGAACGCCCGCACGATGTGCGGGTCGCCCTCTCCGTGGGCACGGAAGGCACCGAACGCGGCGGTGAACCCGGGAGCGCACAGCGGCGCGACCACGGCGAGCATCGGCCAGGACAGCGCCGGGTCGGTGATGACCAGCAGCACCACCAGCGGCAGGCAGGATGCCAGCAGCAGCAGGTTCACCATGAGACCCAGGTAGGCCACCCCGAAGACCGTGGCGTAGGTGTTGTGCGAGATGCGCTTCATCGCCGTCAGCCCTTCATGCCGCTTGTCGCGATGCCCTCGACGAAGTACTTCTGCCCGAGCAGGAAGATGATCGCGATCGGGATGACCGAGATCGTCAGACCAGCGAACAGCAGCGCGTAGTCGGTGTCGTAGAGATTGCTGACGAAGCTCTTGAGCCCCAGCTGGATCGTCCACAATTCCGGGTCGCGCAGGTAGATCAGCGGCCCGAGGTAGTCGTTCCAGGTACTGGTGAACGTCAGCAGCGACAGGCTCGCGATCGCGGGGACCGACAGCGGCAGCATGATGCGTCGCCAGATGCCGTATTCGCTCAGGCCGTCCAGCCGCGCCGCTTCCGACAGGTCCTCGGGGATCGTCTCGTAGAACTGCTTCATCAGGAACACGCCGAACGCGCCGAACGCCTGGATGAGGATGATCGCCCACAGGGTGTTGGCCACCCGAAAGTCGGACAGCAGGATGAACTGCGGGATCATGTACGACTGCCACGGCACCGCGATGGTGCCGATGTAGCAGAGGAACAGGATGTCGCGACCAGGGAAGCGGATGCGAGCGAACCCATAGGCGGCGAACGAGCCGGTGAGCACCTGGAGGAAGGTCACGACGACGGCCAGCAGCAGCGTGTTGCGCATCCAGACGAGCATGTTCGACTCGGTCCAGATGTCGAGGTAGTTCTGCCAGACGAAGACCTCGGGGATCCACTGCACCGGCACGCTGAAGACCTCGTTCGCGGTCTTCAGCGAACTCATGACCATCCAGAAGAATGGGAGCAGGAGCCCTGCGGCGGCAACGAGGAGCGCGGTGTACAGCGCGACCCGGCCGACACGCTGCAGCGGTGTCCTGGTGTCGGTCTTGCGCGGGCCGGGTGAGGGGTCGGCCGCGAGCTTGCGGAGGGCGCGGCGGTCCTCGGCGGGGACGAGCAGCTCGGTCATCAGACATTCCTCCGCTTGTTCCAGATGAACTGGAAGATGGTCACGCCGATGCACAGGAAGAACAGCACGACGGCGGCCGAGGAGGCGTAGCCGAACTGGTTCTCCTCGAACCCCTTGCGATAGATGAACTGGGAGATCACGGACGTGGACTGCCCCGGCCCGCCATCGGTCATCACGAGGATGAGATCGAAGATCTTGAACGAGTTGATGGTCAGCATGACGGTGACGAAGAACATCGTCGGGCGCAGGCACGGAATGGTGACATTGCGGAACCGCTGCCACGCCCCGGCACCGTCCACGCGGGCCGCTTCGTACAGCTCCCGTGGCACTGTCTGCAGGCCGGCGAGGAACAGGATCATGTAGTACCCCATGTCGCGCCACGTGCTCACGATGACCACGGCGGGCATGGCCCAGTCCGACGAGGTGAGCCATCCGGGCGGGTTGGCCATGCCGACGGCGCGCAGGATCTGGTTGATGGGGCCGTAGTCAGGGCTGAACAGCAGGTTCCACACCACCGCGATCGCGACGATGGACGTGATGTAGGGCAGGAACGCGGCGGTACGGAAGAACGCCACGCCACGCAGCTTGTTGTTCAGCAGCAGTGCGAGTCCGAGCGACGCGACGATCGTCAGCGGGATGTGCAGGGCGGCGTAGTAGATGGTGTTCCAGAACGAGATCCGGAAGCTGCCGTCCCCGATCAGTCGCTCGAAGTTGGCGAAGCCCACCCAGGTCGCGGTGCCGAAGACGTTCCAGTTCGTCATCGACATGTAGAACAGCGTGACGACGGGCACGAGGGTGAGGGTGGCGAAGCCGAGGAAGTTGGGGAGGATGAAGCTCCACCCCAGCAGCGTGTTGCGCAGTGTCAGCTTCGATCTGCGGCGACGCTGCGACGGCTCGGGGCGGCCGGCCTTCGTGGCGGCGGCGGTGGTCATGGGGTCTCCTTGGGGAGGACGGCGGGGGATGCGGCCGGCGCGGACGCGCCGCGCCGGCCGCAGGGTCGTCGGCTGACCGACGGTGAGGTCAGTCGACCTGGACCTCGTTCTCGAAGCGGGCTTCGGCGTCCTTGATGGCCTGCTCCACCGGGGTCGATCCGGACAGGATCGCGGTGTGCATGTCCAGGAGGATGTTCTGGATCGTCGCGGTCTTGTTGGACGTCGGGTTCTCCGGCGCCACCTCACCGGTGGACCAGGCGAACTTCGACAGGTCGTCGGTGGGGGCACCCTCCACGGCGAAGTACGCCTCGGTGACGGTCTCGTCCGCGACGGCCGGGGTGATGCCGATCTCGGCGAGCAGCTCGGCTGCCTCAAGGCTTGCGGCGAAGGCGAGGAACTCCTTCGCTGCCTCCACCTTGCCCTCGTCGATGCCGGCGTTGATCGACAAACCGGTCGGGTCGCCGAAGGTCAGCGGGGTGTTGTCGGTGCCGGTGGTCTTCGCATCCGCCTGCGGGATCGGTGCGATGCCCCACTCGAAGGTGTCTGCCTCACCTGCGGCCTGCTGCGCGATGAGCGTCGCGGTGTACCACGTGCCCATCGGCAGCATCGCTGCCTTCTGCATGCCGAACTCGCCCTGGTAGGTGAGCTGGTTGGCGCTGGAGGTGTTGAAGTCGATCTGCGCGCCGGCATCCTGCATGTCCAGGACACGGTCGTAGTAGTCCGCGAAGTAGCCGAACTCGCCGGAGAGCACGTCAGTGCCCTCCTGCGCGCTGGCGAAGCCCTGCACGGTCGACTGCCAGCGGTGCTGGTAGGCGCCCTTTGCGGTGCCCGATTCGGAGATGGCGGCGGCGGCGTCTGCGTAGTCGTCCCACGTCCAGCTGCCGTCGGGGTAGTCCACGCCTGCGGTGTCGAACAGCGCCTTGTTGTAGAACAGCACCCAGCGGTCCTGGCGATACGGGACGCCGTACGCCTTGTCGTCGATCTCGTACGACGATGCGCCGCCGACGCCGTCGGGCAGCTCGACGTCGGACACGTCGAGCAGCTGGCCACCCTCCTGGAAGGTGGTGACGAACTTCACTTCCTTCTGGGTGATGATGTCGGGGCCGACACCGGCGGCGAGGTCGGCGGTGACCAGCGTGTTGTACTCGGCGGAGTCGTACTCCTTGAGCTCGACGGTGACGTCGGGGTTCTTCTCGTGGAAGGCGTCGGCGAGGACCTGGAACTCCGGCGTCGTGGCCAGGCTCCATCCCGAGAGGGTGAGGGTGACGGGGCCTTCTTCGGTGGTGACCGCGGGTTCGGCCTCCCCGCTGCACCCGGCCAACGTCAGGCTGGCCATGACGGCTACTGCCGTCGCGGCTGCAAACTTGCGCTTCATGCGTATTGCTCCTTTGCGATTGCGTTCGAGGCCCCACTTCGGGCTTCGTGGTGCCGGGTCGCATCGGGCGACTCGGGGTCTGAGAGACGGGTCACGGTGCGTCGGCCGTCGGGCCAATCCACCGTGGCCGTACGGCCGTCGAGCGAGACCGTCGCGGAGGTGGCCGCAGGCTCGTCACCGCCGGCAAGGTCGATGATCACGATGGTGGGCACGCCTACGCGCACCGGATGCTCGGTCACGGGCACGAGTGCGCGGGACCCCAGCGGGCTCGCGTCGTCACGGGCGACCAGCGCCGCGGTGCCGTCGGTGAGCGAGCGGATGCCGCTGACGCGGCCATTGCACCCCGCCCAGGCGCCGGTGGTGTCCGACCCGCCGCGCGGCGCATCGCCTGCGATCGCCCAACCGCCGATGCGCAACCGCAAGGACGCGGCATCCTGACCGGATGCGAGTGCGTCCACCGTCGCGATGCGCACCTCCCCGGAACCTCGGACGAGCGAATGCACGGTCAGTCGGCCGGCGATCTCGACGGTGCCTGCCAGACCGGAGCCGTGGCGCTGCGCGGTGGGCGCCGGGGTCACCCAGTGGGCGTCCCACGTGGATGAGGCGATGCCGATGCGTCCGTCCGCGTCGTCCTGCACGCGGGCCTCGAGCAGCCGCATGGCGGTGCGGTGCGTGCCACGACCGTCGGCATCGACGAGCGCAACGGATTGCTCCAGCGGTTCGATCCAGGCGCGCTCGTCGACCAGCGGTGCGGCGGCGGTGGAGTACCCGATGCGGGCGTACAGCGGCGAGTCGGCGACGAGCGCGTCCGGGCGGGCGTGATCGGTGCCGTGGTTGACGATGCGCACGATGCCGTCGGCGCGGGTACCCGAGACGATCCATCCGGGCGAAGCGATCGCGGTGAGCAGGTCGCCCTCGGCGACCGGCAGTGGCTCGGCCGGGGCCGCCCACACCGGGTGGTCGGCCGGCAGGGAGATGCCGATGAATCCCTTGACGGCCCAATAGGGCGAGCCGGGACCGGAGTACGACTGCGCGAGCGGACGCCACTGGTCGTGCCACCCCATGGTGAGGATGCCGTCGGCGTCGGGTGCGGCGTGGTCGGCGAAGTGCGCGACGATCGAGGCGGCGGCGCGGCGCAGCCGGCCCAGCGAGTGCGAAGGCACCTCGGCCATCACGCCCACCCAGTAGACCGCGGCGGCGGCGAAGCGGTAGATGAGGCTGCGGCCCTGGATCAGCGGCGAGCCGTCGCCGCCGATGAGGTCGAGCGCGTCGGTGAGGAAACGGTCGAGGCGTGCGACATCGCCGGCGGTGCGGCCTGCGGCGAGCTCACCGGCCCCCGACATGCGCGACCACAGGATCGGGTACACGTGCAGCGCCCAGCCGATGTAGTGGTCGTACGAGCGTTCGTCGCCGTCGGAGAGCCACCCGTCCTCCCGCACGAACGAGTCATGGCGGGCGAGGTCGGCGGCGATGTCGGTGGCGGACCAGGGGCCGCCGACCGAGCGGAGGAAGGTCTGCACGACGATGCGGAACCACACCCAGTTGGTCTGCGGGTAGGTGTCGTCGCCGACGACGGGCGCGAAGTAGTCGATGACGCGCTGCTGCGTGATGGCGTCCAGGCGCTCCCAGATCCACGGTCGGGTGAGGTCCAGGATGAGCGCGATGGATGCCGCCTCGACCTTCGCCTGCGCGTGCTCGTCCATGCGCACCCACCGGTCGGCGGCATCCGGGTCGACACCGGTGGCGATGCCGCGCGCATAGAACGCGATCAGGTCGTCAACGCCTTCGCCGCGGGCGCCGGCGATGCGGAAGCCCGCGAGCAGGAAGGTGCGGGCGAAACCTTCGAGCCCGTCGACGGCGTGGCCGTAGCCGCCTTCGGCGCCGGGGAACTCGATGCGCCCCGCGCCGGGCGTGGCGTGGCTGCGGGCGGCGGCGAGCATCGCGTCGGCGCGGGCGATCCACTCATCGCGGCTCCAGTCGCCGCTCGTGGTGTTCGGGTGCTCGGAAGCCACCGGTTCTCCTTCGAAGTTCCAGGTCGTCTTCTACGGCGACCGATTGGGAGATTATCAACCTAATTCGATCAATTGCAAGACTGAAACAGACTTGTTATGGTCGTTTCTGATCGATTTGCGAAGAAGCGAGTCGCAACGGAGAGGACGTGAGCGTGGAGCTGAGCCCCACGGCATTCACCGGTCCGCTGCACCTGCTCTTCGGCAGCAGCACCGCGATGCTCCGCCCCACCGGGAGCGCCCTGCCCGTGCCGCCGGCCTCAGACCGGGCGACCTGGGCGCCCGAGAGCGGCACCGTCGATTCGAGCGCGGTGGCCGAGATCCTCGCCGCTGCCCGCGCCGACATCGGCACCGTGTGGCCGCAGACGATGGCCAGTGCGGCCGCGCGGGTGCACCGCGACGGCGACCGCGACCAGTGGGAGCAGCAGCACTATGCGAGGCAACGTCGGCTCAGCCGTGCTGCCGTCGCCGCCGCCGTCACGCTCGAGGACCGCTTCGTCGACGAGGTGGCGGACGGCATCTGGCAGTTGGCGGAACAGTCGTCGTGGTGCTGGCCGGCCCACGACGACACGATGCAGCGGCACGGGAGCGTCCTGGCGACCGTCACCGACCCGTTCCTCGATCTCGGAGCCGGCGAAGTCGTGGGGCAGCTGGCCTGGCTCGACCACCTTCTCGCCGAGCAGCTCGACCGGCGCTACCCCGGCATCAGGGCTCGCATCCGACACGAAGCCCGGCTGCGCGTGATCGAGCCGTTCCTGCGCCGTCGGGACTGGCATTGGCTGGGACTGGACGGCCATGTCCACAACTGGAGCCCGTGGATCCACGGCAACGTGCTGGTCGCAGCTCTCGCCCTGATCGACGACGGCCCCCAGCGTGATGACGTGGTGCGGCTGGTCGTCGAGGGCATCGACCGCTACGTCGCGGTGCTGCCTGACGACGGCGCCATCGACGAGGGCTATGCGTACTGGTGGAACGGGGCCTGCCGAGCACTCGAAGCGCTCGACATCCTCGCCTTCGCGACAGACGGAACATGGGATGGCGCACCGGGCGTCCCCGCGTTGCGTGAGACGGTCGCCTTCCCGCATCGCATGCACCTGGGCGGGCCCTGGTACGTCAACCTCGCCGACGGTCCGGCACGTCCCCCCGCACACCAGCCGTGGCATGCGCTGCACCGTGCGGCGCGCGCCGTCGGCGACGACGCCGCCCGCGCTCACGCCGCTGCCCACCGCCATCCCGGTGCGCCTGCCGCAACCGAGCACGAGGGATTCGGACGGCTGCTGCGCGGTCTCACCGACACCGCCTGGCTCGACGCACGGCCACAGCGATCCCCCCTTCCGGCGGACGTCTGGTTGCCCTCGACGCAGGTGCTGCTCGCGCGGCCCGCCGCCGGTTCCTGCGCCGGCCTGACGGTCGTTGCCAAGGGCGGGCACAACGGCGAGAACCACAACCACAACGACGTCGGCTCGTTCATCGTCGCTTCCGACGGTGTGCCCGTCGTCGTCGACGCCGGCCGCCCCACGTACACCGCTCAGACGTTCGGCCCGGACCGCTATGCGATCTGGACGATGCAGAGCAGCTGGCACAACGTGCCCGAGATCGCCGGTGCGCCGCAGGCGGTCGGCGCCGAGCACGCGGCATCCGACGTCGCCGTCGACATCGCCCCGCACACCTCCCGGCTGCAGCTCGAACTGTCCGGCGCGTACGCGCAGGCGGATGCCGGTTCCTGGCACCGCACCGTTGCGCTGGATCGCGGCAGCGGAGCGGTCCATGTCGACGACCGCTGGACCACCGGCGCACCCGGCTCGACGCTGCACCTGCTGCTGGCCGGCGAGGTCACCGCCGCCGCGGGCGAGGCCCGGGTGATCCCGCCGGACCCCGCCCGCCCGGTCCGCATCTCGTGGCCGAGCGATGCCGCATACGTGCTGGAGGTGCGCAACCTCGACGATCCGATGCTCTCCGAGGTGTGGGGCGCGCACCTGACACGACTCGAAATCGTCCTGGATGACCGCAACGCACTGCGAGTCACGATAGAACAGGACTCACCAGACGAGGACGACCACCGATGACCGATCCCATACCCGCACTGCTTGCCGCCGAACGCCGAGCCCACATCCTGGCGACGATGCAGCGAGACGGTGCGGTGCGCATCTCCCAGCTGACCGAGGAGCTGGGCGCGGCCGCGGTGACCCTGCGCCGAGACCTGGCGCAGCTGGAGCAGGAGGGCCTGCTGGTCCGCGTGCACGGCGGTGCCATCGCGGCATCCGGTCAGCCCACCACCACCCCGGTACCCGTCGCCGTCGACGCCGGATCGATCGCCGTGCTCGTCCCGTCGCTGAACTACTACTGGCCGGGGGTCGTGCGGGGCATGGAGTCGGCCGCGCGCCGGCGCGGCCTGCGCCTCCAGCTGCGCGGTGCGTCATACGAGCTGCAGGATGAGCGCCCCGTGCTGGAGCGGCTGGTGCGCAGCGGCGACGTGCGAGGGCTCATCGTCGCCCCGAACACCGACACCCCGCATGCCCAGGACGTCATTCAGTGGCTCGCCGACTGCGGCACCCCGAGCGTGCTGGTCGAACGGGACGGGATCGTGCAACCCGAGGGGGTGCCCGCCGAATCGGTCACGACCGATCACGCGCTGGGCGCCGTGCTCGCCGCGCGCCACCTCGCCGCGCTCGGGCATCGCAAGGTGGGGCTCGTGCTCTCGCGCAACTCCCCCACGTCGCGCAAGATCGCCGCCGGCTGGGCGGCGGCATGCGACGAGCTCGGGCTCACGCCGGCCGAGCACATCGAATCGACCCTTCCCGACCGGGGCAGCGCGGAGTTCTCCGCCGCCGTGGACGCCACCCTCGACCAGGCGCTGGGCACCGGCGTGACGGCGCTGCTGGTGCATTCGGATCCCGAGGCGATGGCGTTCGTCGACCTCGCTTTCAACCGAGGCATCTCGGTGCCGGAGGATCTGTCGATCATCGCGTACGACGACGAGGTCGCCGAGCTGTTCACCCCGGCGCTGACGGCGATCGCCCCGCCGCGGGTGAGTGTGGGCGAGGCGGCGGTGGAGCTGCTGTCCTCCCGCCTGGCCCACCCCACCCAGGCTGCCCGACGGGTCATCCTCAACCCGCGGCTGCGCGTGCGCGGGTCCACCGCCGCGCCACGCTCCACAGAGCGACCGGCATGATCGACCGTCACGAGCACTCCCCCTGGGACTTCTGGAGCACCGCCGGCGCCGAAGCGCAGACCGCGCAGCGCAGGCTGCAGTCCGATCTCGTCGGCTCGCACCCCGGCTGGGCGTTCGGCGACGAGTGCTTCGTCTCGGAACTGGCCGCAGTCGACGCGGACACCCTGACCCTCGGCGATCGCTCCTACATCGCCGCCGGCGCCTACCTCACCGGCACGCTGCAGATCGGTGCGGACTGCTCGATCAACCCCTACACCGTGGTGCGCGGTACGGTCAGCTTCGGCGATGCCGTGCGGATGGGCGCGCACAGCTCGGTGCTCGGCTTCAACCACTCGATGGCGCCGGGCACCCCGGTGTTCCGCCAGCCGCTGCGCAGCGACGGCGTGCGGATCGGCGACGACGTGTGGATCGGCTCACACGTCGTGGTGCTCGACGGCGTCACGGTCGGCGACCATGCGGTGCTCGCCGCCGGCGCGGTGGTGACCAAGGACGTACCGTCCGGCGCCATCGTCGGCGGCAACCCGGCCCGACTGCTGCGGTGGCGTCTCGAGCCGGCGTCCGCCGCGTCGCCGCTGGCCGAACGCCTGCGCGATTTCGCCGCCACCGCCCGCGCAGAGGCTCCGGCGCTGCTGGCACGCGCGCGTGATACCGGCACCGGTCTGTTCGTCGACCGTCCCGGTGCCCCGGTGACGGTGCGCGCGCAGGGCGATGCGATCGAGATCGCGGATCTGCTGCTGGGTTCGCCACCACCGGGCACCGAGCGCGCAGGGCTCGTGGCACTCCTGCAAGGCTGGCAGGATGCCGCGACCGGGGCCGTCCCACCCCTTGATGCAGCGGGGCCCACTGACTGGGCAGACGACGACACGGCCTACCACGCGCTCAGCATCGGCTACGCGCTCGACCTGCTGGGTGCCCGCTTCCGGCATCCGCTCGCCGTGATCACCGCCGCGACACCGACCTCGATCGTCGAGCGGCTGCAGGCCCTGCCCTGGACCACGGATCCCTGGAATGCGGGCCACCATGTCGACGCGCTGGGCACCGCCCTGTTGTGGACCAAGCGCCGCGGGGACATCGTGCCGCGCGGAGTCGAGGAGGCGCTGTTCGGGTGGCTCGTGACCCACGCCGACCCTCGCAGCGGAATGTGGGGCGAGCCACCCGCGGACCTCGGCCTGCTGCCGGTGGTCAACGGCTTCTACCGCGCAGCGCGGGGGACGTTCGCGCAGCACGGCGTGCCCGTGCCGTACCCCGAAGCGGTCGTCGACACGGTGCTGCGGCATGCGCGCGACGACCGGTGGCTGCATCCCGCCCGACGTGATGCCTGCACCGTTCTCGACATCGCACATCCGCTGTGGTTGACCCGTGACCGCGGCTACCGCACCACGCAGACGCGCGACCTCGCGGAGGATCTGCTGCACCATGCCTTGGACAACTGGCATCCGGGCGCCGGAATGGCCTTCCGTGCCGAGGCGACCGACCCGGGGCTGCAGGGCACGGAAATGTGGCTCGCGATCATCTGGTACCTGGCCGATCTGCTCGGTGTCTCGGACGCGTTGGGCTATCGCCCGCGCGGCGTGCACCGGCCCGAGCCCGCTCCGCTGCCGTAACGTCCTACCCGCCTCCCCGAAAGGGAACCCGTGAGCACTTTCTCCATCGGCGAGACCGACTTCCTCCTCGACGGCCGCCCGCACCGCGTCATCGCCGGCGCGCTGCACTACTTCCGCGTGCACCCGGGGCAGTGGGCCGATCGCATCCGCAAGGCGCGCCTCATGGGGCTCAACACGATCGAGACATACGTCGCGTGGAACGCCCACGAGCCGGTGCGGGGGCAGTGGAACACCACCGGCGCCAACGACCTGGGCCGATTCCTGGATCTGGTCGCTGCGGAGGGCATGCACGCGATCGTGCGACCGGGGCCGTACATCTGCGCCGAATGGCACAACGGCGGGCTGCCGGTGTGGCTGACCAGCACCCCCGGCATCCGGCTGCGCCGATCGGATGCCGCCTACCTCGAGGCCCTCGAGGTGTACCTGCGGCGCGTGTACGCGATCGTCGCACCGCGGCAGATCGACCGCGGCGGCAACGTCGCGCTGGTGCAGATCGAGAACGAGTACGGCGCGTACGGGTCGGACCAGGACTACCTCGCCGAACTGGTGCGCATCACCCGCGACGCCGGCATCACCGTGCCGCTGACGACGGTGGACCAGCCGATGGACGACATGCTCGCCGCCGGGACGCTCCCCGGGCTGCACACCACCGGGTCGTTCGGGTCGCGGGCGGCCGAGCGCCTCGCGACGCTGCGCGCCCACCAGCCGAGCGGACCGCTGATGTGCTCGGAGTTCTGGGATGGCTGGTTCGACTGGTGGGGCGGGGTGCATCACACGACGGATGCCGCCGATGCCGCCGCCGAGCTGGACACCCTGCTGGCGGCGGGCGCGTCGGTGAACATCTACATGTTCCACGGCGGGACGAACTTCGCCCTCACCAACGGCGCCAACGACAAGGGCCGGTACCTGCCGATCGTCACGTCCTACGACTACGACGCCCCGCTGGACGAAGCGGGCAACCCGACCCAGAAGTACCACGCGTTCCGCGAGGTCATCGCCCGCTACGCCCCGGTGCCGGACGAGGTGCCCGCGGCTGCGCCGGCTGCCCCGGTGTTCGAAATGGCGCTGCGGCCGGTCGGCGGCACGGTCGCAGGGGATGACGCGAGTGTGACGCGCGAGCACCCGGCGACGTTCGAGGACCTCGCACACCTGGGCGCGCTGCTGCGCTACGAAGCCGATCTCCCCGCGGAATTCACCGGCGGCATCCTGTCGTTCGAGGAGGTGCGCGACCAGGCCTGGGTGTCCGTCGACGGCGTGCGCATCGGCACCATCTCGCGGACGCGCCACGAGCGGGCGCTGCGGATTCCCGCCGGGCGCCGCGTGAGCGTGCTGGTCGAGGAGCAGGGGCGCGTCAACTACGACGTCCGCCTCGGCGAGCCGAAGGGGCTGATCGGCACCGCGATGCTCGGCAGCGCAGCGCTGACCGGTTGGACGGCGACGCCGATCGATCTGGCGGATGCGGCATCCGCCCCCGAGCTGGTCGTGCTCGAGGGCACGTTCACGCTCGAGGAGCCTGCCGACCTGTTCCTGGACACCGGCGGCTGGGGCAAGGGGTTCGTGTTCGTCGGCGACCTGCTGCTCGGCCGCTACTGGGCCAACGGGCCGCAGCGCACCCTGTACGTCCCCGCGCCCGCAACCCGCGCCGGCACGAACCGGATCCGCGTGATCGAGCTCGACCAGGTCCTCGATCCCACGGCCCGCTTCGTCGCCGCCCCCGCCCTGGGCCCGTCCGCCGAGTAGCCGGCCCGCCCAGCCCCACCCACCTGAACCGTGAGACCACAGCTGGTGGCCGAGACAGTGGGAAACAACCACGGTCTCGGCGACCAGGTGTGGTTTCAGCGGGAGGGGCGGCGGGCCAGGGCGGCGCCGGCGGCGCGGAGGTGGCGGGCTGGGTGGGCCAGCGATGACTCGGGGGTTCCGGCGAGGTCGGTGAGGGAGACGGATGCCGCGAAAGCGGCGGTGTCGGCGGTGATGCGGCCCGCGACGAGCGCGGTGGGCACCCCGGCAGCCGCGGCGAGCGCGGCGACGAACGTCGGCACCTTGCCGGCGGCGGACTGACCGTCGAACGAGCCCTCGCCGGTGACGACGAGGTCGGCGCCGGCCACCGCCTGGCGCAGTCCGATCAGCTCCGCCACTTCCGGCGCCCCGGGAACCAGCCGCGCACCCCAGGTGAGCAGGCCGAAGCCGGTGCCGCCGGCGGCCCCCGCTCCTGGCGTGGCGGGGTCGACCGGCACCAGGTGCGCCCAGCGGGCCAGCGCGGCGTCGGCGCGCACCACGCCGTCGGGATCCAGACCCTTCTGCGGGCCGAACACCGCCGCGGCGCCGCGGGACCCGAGAAGCGGATTGGTCACGTCGGTGAGCACCACCGCACCTCCCGGCGGCAGCGGCCGCAGGCCGGCGAGGTCGGTGGCGGCAAGCGCGTCCAGGCCGCGCGCTCCGGGGGCGACGTCGGCGCCGGAAGCGTCGGTGAAGCGGGCGCCGAGCGCGCGCAGCACGCCGATGCCACCGTCGGTGGAGGCACTGGATCCGATGCCCAGCACGAGCCGGGAGACGCCGTGATCGAGCGCGGCGGCGATGGCCTGCCCGAAGCCGGTGGTGTCGGCATCCCACGGCAGGCGGCGCGGTCCGAGCAACTCGATGCC is drawn from Microbacterium sp. zg-B96 and contains these coding sequences:
- a CDS encoding substrate-binding domain-containing protein, which produces MTDPIPALLAAERRAHILATMQRDGAVRISQLTEELGAAAVTLRRDLAQLEQEGLLVRVHGGAIAASGQPTTTPVPVAVDAGSIAVLVPSLNYYWPGVVRGMESAARRRGLRLQLRGASYELQDERPVLERLVRSGDVRGLIVAPNTDTPHAQDVIQWLADCGTPSVLVERDGIVQPEGVPAESVTTDHALGAVLAARHLAALGHRKVGLVLSRNSPTSRKIAAGWAAACDELGLTPAEHIESTLPDRGSAEFSAAVDATLDQALGTGVTALLVHSDPEAMAFVDLAFNRGISVPEDLSIIAYDDEVAELFTPALTAIAPPRVSVGEAAVELLSSRLAHPTQAARRVILNPRLRVRGSTAAPRSTERPA
- a CDS encoding acyltransferase; the protein is MIDRHEHSPWDFWSTAGAEAQTAQRRLQSDLVGSHPGWAFGDECFVSELAAVDADTLTLGDRSYIAAGAYLTGTLQIGADCSINPYTVVRGTVSFGDAVRMGAHSSVLGFNHSMAPGTPVFRQPLRSDGVRIGDDVWIGSHVVVLDGVTVGDHAVLAAGAVVTKDVPSGAIVGGNPARLLRWRLEPASAASPLAERLRDFAATARAEAPALLARARDTGTGLFVDRPGAPVTVRAQGDAIEIADLLLGSPPPGTERAGLVALLQGWQDAATGAVPPLDAAGPTDWADDDTAYHALSIGYALDLLGARFRHPLAVITAATPTSIVERLQALPWTTDPWNAGHHVDALGTALLWTKRRGDIVPRGVEEALFGWLVTHADPRSGMWGEPPADLGLLPVVNGFYRAARGTFAQHGVPVPYPEAVVDTVLRHARDDRWLHPARRDACTVLDIAHPLWLTRDRGYRTTQTRDLAEDLLHHALDNWHPGAGMAFRAEATDPGLQGTEMWLAIIWYLADLLGVSDALGYRPRGVHRPEPAPLP
- a CDS encoding beta-galactosidase family protein, with protein sequence MSTFSIGETDFLLDGRPHRVIAGALHYFRVHPGQWADRIRKARLMGLNTIETYVAWNAHEPVRGQWNTTGANDLGRFLDLVAAEGMHAIVRPGPYICAEWHNGGLPVWLTSTPGIRLRRSDAAYLEALEVYLRRVYAIVAPRQIDRGGNVALVQIENEYGAYGSDQDYLAELVRITRDAGITVPLTTVDQPMDDMLAAGTLPGLHTTGSFGSRAAERLATLRAHQPSGPLMCSEFWDGWFDWWGGVHHTTDAADAAAELDTLLAAGASVNIYMFHGGTNFALTNGANDKGRYLPIVTSYDYDAPLDEAGNPTQKYHAFREVIARYAPVPDEVPAAAPAAPVFEMALRPVGGTVAGDDASVTREHPATFEDLAHLGALLRYEADLPAEFTGGILSFEEVRDQAWVSVDGVRIGTISRTRHERALRIPAGRRVSVLVEEQGRVNYDVRLGEPKGLIGTAMLGSAALTGWTATPIDLADAASAPELVVLEGTFTLEEPADLFLDTGGWGKGFVFVGDLLLGRYWANGPQRTLYVPAPATRAGTNRIRVIELDQVLDPTARFVAAPALGPSAE
- a CDS encoding glycerate kinase; translation: MNIVVALDSFKGSIGAADAARALADGWLDVEPDAAMVLRPMADGGEGTLDAFATAVDGAVRMPVRVTGPDAAEVEVSWLLLPPTADAPAGTGVVELASTSGIELLGPRRLPWDADTTGFGQAIAAALDHGVSRLVLGIGSSASTDGGIGVLRALGARFTDASGADVAPGARGLDALAATDLAGLRPLPPGGAVVLTDVTNPLLGSRGAAAVFGPQKGLDPDGVVRADAALARWAHLVPVDPATPGAGAAGGTGFGLLTWGARLVPGAPEVAELIGLRQAVAGADLVVTGEGSFDGQSAAGKVPTFVAALAAAAGVPTALVAGRITADTAAFAASVSLTDLAGTPESSLAHPARHLRAAGAALARRPSR